The nucleotide sequence TTTGACTTTAGGCTTGAAAACTCAATATAAGCTTCATCCAGCACTACAAGTATCGGAAGATCCAGTATCTTTAAAAGATCCTCATCGTTGATTACACTGAACAAATAGAATCAAAGTAATTCAGTAAAATATGGTAATCTGTACAGCAGCCAATAGAATAATAGTTCCTCCACTTATGAATGACAAAGATGTACCTGCCATCTGGATTATTTGGGGATGTCAGAAATATGCATTTTGGGTTTTCCTGTTCAACAACTTCGACAATGCGATCAACGTCTAGGGAAAAATCGGGCAGTCTTGGAACTACATTATAGAATGGTGAATGAAATATCATGCCGGGAAGATGCATATAGCGAAGAGAAAAATCAATTTAATAGATGAAGTAAAATTAACCGAAGAATCATTGAAGGTTCAAGAAATATAAGCAAAATTCAAGAAAGGGCTAGCTACCCACCCTTGATAACAAGTGCACCATTGACTGAAGCATCGAACTCATACATTGTGAATGTTGGAGGGCAATCAACAATTTTGTCACCTGGTTCGAGCACACATCTGCAATTGCACCATTTATGAAATAGATGATAACTCAGCTTTTGGATGAAGATATGAGCAAAAAGTTAAGAGTATTGAGATATAAATGAGCTAGATGCTAACCTCATAATTAAATCAATTAGTTCATCTGCGCCACATCCAGCAAGTATGTACTCAGATTCAAGTCCAGAATCTTCAGCAAGAGCAGCACGCAAGTGGCGGCTTTCAGGATCAGGGTACACATAGGGGAACTTGAGACTACCTAATGCTGTAGCCACCTGTGGAGGGAAAGGTATGCTTAAGAAAAATACAGCAAAGAGAATGTATTATTTGTGTACATGAATCAGCACTTAACTGCTCGATCATAGAAATACCAGCATGGCTAAGTGTACTACTGTTTGAATAAAATTTATGAATCCTTCTTAGAGTTTGTTCATGTTCGCCTTGTCTAACTGCTGATTGTTAAGAATGTACTGTTTCGAGTACTGGACTACAGGTTATAGTAAACCAATCTTTATATTGAAGACTATAGCTCACCTCCGGAGGTGGACCATATGGATTCTCATTTGCATCCAACTTGATTATGTCCTCAGGTCTGCGCCCAAGCCGAGCAGATAACACCTGTTAAGAGGTCCCGTTTTCAGCGAATGTAAAAGCGGAGCACAGTATCGCCAGAGAAATTTGCAGCGGGCATTTTCGCGAGCACCTCGAGAGCATAACAAAAGGCGGCGTGCCTTTTCCAAAATACAGGGGAATCTTAGAAGCGGGTTTCGTATCTTACCTCGAAAGGAAGGATGGGCTGATACGGGGCGAGGGTCCTAAGGTGGCGCCGGATGAAGGAATCACCGGTCGGCCGCCGCTTCGCCTCGGCTGCCGCCGTGGGCTCCTCCACCGGGGCCGCCGACGCCATGGTCCGGAGAAATACCCTGCCCGCTGAGCCACGCCTCTCTCCGGCAAAGTGGGACGCGGCCGGCGACGGGTTTCGGATGCGGAACCGGGTGGAACAATCCATCAACGAAGCGGCGCCGCCGAGCCGGAGCTGCGGACGCAGCGCGGCAGCGGCTGGGGGGCGCGGCGCTGGACCTGGAGTGGCGCGACGCAGCGGCCGTGGGCGGCGCGGCGCTGGGGCCGAGCGTCGCGGCAGCGCAGCGCGGCGCTGGGGCCTGGGGtcgggcgctggcggcggcggcgcttgggGTCGACAGTGTTGGTATCGCTGAGGGCCAAGTGTGACTAGTGAGATGAGAGCCCCAGGGGCGTATTGCGCACGTGAGGACCTAGGCTAGCACTAGGAGAATCGTTGGTCCGTGCGGCTGTGCCCACAATCTGCACGGCTTGGAGTTGGATACGCTGAGAATTCGCGCCCTGACGCATCTGGCGTTTCTCCGTGCCTGAGGGCTGAGTTCCAGGTCATCGTGTTCTGCTTCGCCACAGGCCACCGGCCACCGGGTGCGCCGTGCGGGCGGACGCGCAGCCCCGGCACAGGTGCATCGCGTTCCACCACGAGGGCACGCCACCGCCGCGCGCGCATCGCGGTCTTCTTCACTTGTTGCTGGTTGCTTGGAATTGGAAGGAACACAGGCGATCGCTTCTTCCGGTCAACCTCTCGTTTTCGTGTCCAGATCATGCGATTGTCGTGCCAGTTGCGACTTTTTTGTGTGTGTTCGCTTGGATCGATAGCGGCAGGGCCGGGGAAACCGAAAACGATCAGACGACTTTGTTGTTTTCCAACGGAGCTCGTATGCTTGCTGGTCTTTGTGGAGCTCGGTGGTCCATCGCGTGACGTGATCCAATCATCAGGAATACAGTTACCGGTCGTAGTCGTAGCTTGTCAAATCCGCAGGATCCTCTCGCCAGTCGCCAGATAGACCGGCCGACCGCCACAGATCACAGCCACGGACATCGTGCTGCTTTATTGATATCTGAAATTTCCAATGAAGTTTATATCTAAATTTACCTGTGATATTGTTCATTCTGCCGTGAACATACCATTATTTCTGGCATGTCGATATTATGTGCATGCATTTGACTGATCGAGTACAGTTTATGCCGACCAGCGGATCTCTTAATGGAATCCCTGGCCTGGCCAAATCCCCTCATATTTCACCGTTATGTGAATCGAAAAAAATTAGCCTATTCACATACCCGCTCTAACGCCACAGGCAACCTGAAGCTTCCATCCATCCGATCATCACCTTGAGAAGCCGACCCCTCCTGCTCATGCCGGCCCCAAAAGCTCCCGAACCAGAAGAGCCCTTCTTGCTCAGTGATCGCCTCCCACACGCCGTCGatttcgtcgccgccgccgccgacagcGAAGCACCTCTCTTTCCAATCGCCGGCGCCCTCCTCCTCTCCGATCCCAAACGCGGCTTCAAAGCCGTCGTCCAGGTCCAGCAGGTCGGCCAGCTTCAGCCAGGCTGCctttgacgacgacgacgacgacgacgaccttcTCCTATGCCATCTCCTCAGGATGATCCTCTTGGTCTTCACGACCACCTTCCTGGGCAGCCTGACGAAGAGGAAGACGGTGACCTGCAGCACCAGGCACGGGCAGCAGCAGCACACCACCAGGCAGTCCATGGCCACCAGGCCGGTCTCGCCCACGCACGACGACATCGCTGGACGCGCGTAGACAGAACACAGAAGCAACAGCGCTGGTGAGGGAGCAAGAAGAGACGGCGAGGACATGGAATAAGCAGCAGCAGCTGGGAGCTCTTAGGATAACTGCATTGGTTGCTTGTAAGAGTGAGCCGGAGGTTAAGGTTGCTTGAGCAGCAGAGTAGTGGCTTGGGGGATCGATTTTGTTGATTCTTTCAAGCCAACTCACCCTGAACCGTCGCAAGGGGCTACGTGTCTCTTGTTCTCAAGCGTGGACTACGCATTACAGGGATAAAGCAAGGGCAAAGCATGCCTATTCTGTGTGACTATAACACATGCTGTGTAGTGTATCTGCATTTTTGGCGCGTTTTTTCTTGGGACACACAACAACGTAAACATAAACATCAAGAAACAGAGACAGAGGTGTATCTGCATTTTTTTTGGCGCGTTTTTTCTTGGGGGACACAACAACGAAATCATAAACATCAAGAAACAGAGGCATGTGTGGCGTGGATGATGATTGTCGATTGGTGACATAAACATAAACATCAAGAAACAGAGGCATGAGTGGCGTGGATGATGATTGTCGATTGCTATGTTTAGCGGACG is from Miscanthus floridulus cultivar M001 chromosome 7, ASM1932011v1, whole genome shotgun sequence and encodes:
- the LOC136467598 gene encoding histidinol-phosphate aminotransferase, chloroplastic-like, which encodes MDCSTRFRIRNPSPAASHFAGERRGSAGRVFLRTMASAAPVEEPTAAAEAKRRPTGDSFIRRHLRTLAPYQPILPFEVLSARLGRRPEDIIKLDANENPYGPPPEVATALGSLKFPYVYPDPESRHLRAALAEDSGLESEYILAGCGADELIDLIMRCVLEPGDKIVDCPPTFTMYEFDASVNGALVIKVPRLPDFSLDVDRIVEVVEQENPKCIFLTSPNNPDGSVINDEDLLKILDLPILVVLDEAYIEFSSLKSKMAWVKKHDNLIVLRTFSKRAGLAGLRVGYGAFPLSIIEYLWRAKQPYNVSVAAEVSACAALQNPTYLENVKNLLVQERERLFNLLKGIPFLKPFPSHSNFILCEVTSGKDAKKIKEDLAKMGVMIRHYDKKELKGYIRSSVGKPEHTDALMKGLHALQL
- the LOC136467600 gene encoding uncharacterized protein, encoding MSSCVGETGLVAMDCLVVCCCCPCLVLQVTVFLFVRLPRKVVVKTKRIILRRWHRRRSSSSSSSSKAAWLKLADLLDLDDGFEAAFGIGEEEGAGDWKERCFAVGGGGDEIDGVWEAITEQEGLFWFGSFWGRHEQEGSASQGDDRMDGSFRLPVALERISIKQHDVRGCDLWRSAGLSGDWREDPADLTSYDYDR